TTACCCTCTGCCGGCCCCGATTGGCGGTAAGGCGCAGGCGCCGCCCACGGCTAGCCTCTAAATCCTGGCGGATCTCAGTTAAAGTGGTTCGTTCCACCCTTTGTAACCTCCCTTACCACATAATACCGGATCGGATGTCCTTATCTTTAACATTGTTATTTTATCATGATTACTATTTGTTGTCAAGGAAAACATATATTATACCCCTGGTCTGGGCAAGAGTCAAGGGAAATTTAGCAACAATAATCGGGTCGGCAGCCGCAGCTACCGACCCGACTGCTTAACAGGCTCTTGGAAAACCCAGGCGGAATTTGCCCCGGGTCTCAATTCCGCCGATACCTTCCTTGCCTGTAATGGTACTACCAATAAGCTCCCGCAGGTCGACAAATTGTGAAACCGGCGTAAAAGCCACCTCTTGGGCGATAAACACCGGATCCAGACAGTGGATTAGAACTCGCTTCGGTGCACTGGCATAATTGGCGCCGGCGTTAATAATGGCTTCGAAGTTGGACTGACAGGCACCGGCAAATATTATCAGATCATCTCGAGAAGGCTGAATGCGGCGGGCACTCTTCACCGCTTCCAAGAAAAACAGAGTGTTACGATAGTTTTCCGGATCTGCTATACCATGGGCTTCCTTTAGGAGGGCATCGTGCCCTGTTAGTACTAAGATATCCGGGGAGTGCTTCCTAATTAAGTCCACGACCCGCTCAGGTTGCTGCTCTTCTGGGACTTCAACCCCGGCGGCGGTAACTCCCAGCTGTTTATAAGCGCTGAGACAAAAGTCCAGGTAATCAGGGTCTCCATCCAGATGAAGCACAGTCCCCGGTAACTCAAAAAAATCTTGGTCCCCGTCGTTCACGGCCACCTCACGTACCGCCTGTTGGCGAACCAGGTGTTGGCGCTGGCTGATGCGCCGAAAACAATCAGCGTTGCGTTTAAGCAGATTCTCCCGATAAGATCTAAGCTCAACCGGCTCCACTCTTCTTAGGTCGGACAAGGGAGCATCGGCTAGTAGTCTGACATCCAGTCCCTTCAGTATCGCCACCGCCTGACCCTGGTCCTCAAACAGCACTTCTATGACTTTGAAGAATACATCACCCTGGTAGGAACGACGGGCGACAATATCCCCTTGTTTGATGGTCTCCATGGACCATGCCTCCTTCACCCGTCCTACCCCCATCATATGACCGGCTCGGGCAAAGGGTGAGCACAAGGGCCGGAGGAAATTCCGGCCCGGTTATGACCACAGTTACACTTCGATGATGATCGGCAAAATAGTAGGGCGACGTCCGGTTACAGCATCAAAATAAACGTCCAGTGTCTCTTGGATCTTCATCTTAATCACCGACCATTCGGTGATGTTTTTGTCTTCAATTTCTGCCAGCACTGCTATCGCCTGTTTCCTCGCTTGTTCCAGCAGTGCTTCGGATTCGCGTACATAAACAAAGCCACGGGTAATAATGTCGGGTCCGGACAAAAACTTGCCTTTCTGCTTATCCATCACCACAACCACCACCAGCACACCGTTTTCTGCCAACGACATGCGATCGCGAAGTACAATGTGCCCCACATCACCGATCCCTAGCCCGTCGATGAACACCGGTCCGGAAGTAACCTGCCCGGAAATGACGCCCGCCCTGCGGCTGACCTCAATGCGGTCACCGATCTCCGGTATAATCACCCGATCGCGACTGTAGCCCAGCTCTTCGGCTATCTTTAGAAAAGCCGCTAAATGGCGGTACTCCCCGTGGAAGGGAATAAGATAGGCCGGCTGGACCATGTTAACCAGGAATTTAATCTCTTCTTGGCTGGCATGGCCGGAAACATGTACCTTGGCCACTTCTTTATAGATAACCTCGGCCCCCAGACGAAACAGATTGTCGATGGTGCGCCCCACTAAGCTCTCGTTACCCGGAATTGGGGTGGCAGAAATAATCACCGTGTCCCCGGAGCGAATCTCCACCTGGCGGTGATCATTGTTAGCCATACGGGTGAGTGCGGCCATGGGTTCGCCTTGGCTGCCGGTGGTAAGGAGCACGGTCTTTTCGTCCGGTAGCCGGTTTAGTTCATCCAATTCGACTAGGGTCCCCTTGGGTATAATCAGAAAACCCAGTTCTTCGGCCACGGCAATGTTTTCCCGCATGCTGCGGCCGGCAATGCCCACTTTGCGTCCGTATCGAACCGCCGTATCGATGGCTTGCTGTATCCGATGAATATTGGAGGCAAAAGTAGCGATCAGTATACGTTGTTCGGCTGCTTCGAACACTTGGTCGAAGGTCTCGCCCACCACTTTCTCCGACGGTGTATAACCTGGCACTTCGGCATTGGTGGCGTCACAAAATAGTGCCAGCACCCCTTTCTCCCCCAAAGCCGACAACCGGCTCACGTCGGTACGGCGGTCATCGATGGGCGTAGGGTCGATCTTGAAATCACCGGAGTGAACAACGATTCCGGCCGGCGTATGGATAGCCAGGGCAGAACCATCTGGAATACTATGGTTGGTCCGAATCCATTCCACCGCAATGCTCCCTAGCCTTACCGGCTTGCCCCCCGGTGTAACCACCTGCAGTTTGGCCTGGCGCTCCAGGCGATGCTCTTCCAGTTTCTTCTTCACTAACCCGATCGTCAGTTTGGTGCCGTAGACAGGTACATTCAAACGAGGAAGAACGTACGGCAAAGCCCCAATATGATCTTCATGACCATGGGTGAGAACAATACCCCGCACTCGCTCCCTGTGTTCGAGCAAATAATCGATATTCGGAATCACCAGATCAATTCCCAACAGCTCTTCGTCGGGAAAAGCAACCCCGGCATCGATGACGACAATATCGTCACCATATTCCACCACGGTCATATTCTTGCCGATTTCTCGCGTACCGCCCAGCGGTATCAACGTCACCGGGGCCTCTGACACTCGTTTCTCCCTCCTTATGGACTTCTTGTATCTTTTTTTAACCATTTGGCATTAGCTTCCTTCCCAATCACTTGTTATAAACAGTATTTCCGCTTCGGTTAGGGCTTCCTCGATAAGCTCCGCTGCCACCAAGCCAGCCTCTTTCACCGCTACTGCCTCTGGATCCGGGCGCGTCTCTGGGTGGCGCGGTACAAACACCGTACAGCAATCATCGTAAGGGCGAATAGAGATGCTATACGTTCCTAAATCTTGCGCCCGCTTAACAATCTCTTGTTTATCAAGACCGATAAGCGGCCGCAGCACAGGCACATCCACTACTGCCTCGGTAACAGCTAGACTGGGCAACGTCTGGCTGGCCACCTGGCCCAAGCTTTCCCCTGTAATCAGGGCCCCGGCTCCTTCTTTTTCGGCCACACGGCCGGCTAAGCGCATCATCATCCGCCGCATAAATATTGTCTGCAGATCTTCGCGGCCACCTTCCCGTAGGGCTGTCTGAATCTTGGTAAAGGGAATTACATAGAGCTTAACCAGACCGCTGTACCGGGCCAGGACCCGACACAGATCCACCACCTTTTCCTTCGCTCGGTCGCTGGTAAAGGGAAAGCTGTGGAAATAAACCGGTACAATCTCCAAGCCGCGGCTCATGGCCATCCACCCGGCCACTGGGCTGTCAATGCCGCCGGAAAGGAGCAGCACCGACCGACCGCTGACTCCCAGGGGCAGACCCCCCGGACACGGCAGCTGGCGCCAATAGAGATAAGCTCGCTGCTCCCGGAGTTCAATTTGAAGTGTCACCTGCGGCGAGTGTACGTCTACAGTCAGACCCGGTACCTGCCTTAGAATTTCGGCCCCTGTTTCGCGGCTCACTGCCGGCGATTTAATCGGGAAAGCCTTATTGGGGCGGCGGGTCTCCACCTTAAACGTAGTATAACCCTCAGCGGCCGCCCCTTGCATAGCTCGGACCGCAGCGGCTTTGATTTCCTCTAAGTCCAAAGGAGCACTCTGGGTCGGACTCACTGCCACCAAGCCAAGTACATAAGACAGCCGGCGCAAAGCCTCCTCTACTTCTCCCGCCATGGTCACGTAAATACGACCATAAGTTCGAGTTATACCCTTGAGGGGAAGCCCGTCCAGAGCCTGCTCCATCTGTTTTATCAATTGGTTTTCGAAAAAACGGCGGTTTTTACCTTTTAGGCCCACCTCGCCATAGCGGGCCAGTATCAGCTGTTCCACCTTAATTCACCTACCGGTTTTTTGTTTGGTTACTGCATTAGGCGCCGCAGCTCCGGTACAACCTCCCTGAGACAATCGGCGGTATAGTCAATCTCGGCCCTGGTGTTGTCGGGAGAGAAACTGAAGCGCACGGCTCCATCTAGCCGCTGTGGCACCAGTCCCATAGCTTTAAGCACATGGCTGCCGGGAGCCTGATGGCTGGAGCAGGCCGAGCCCGTGGACACGTAAATCCCTTTGTCTTCCAGGGCATGGAGCAGCACTTCCCCTTTTACCCCCGGAAACGACAGGTTTAAGATATGAGGTGCTCCCCTGGAATCTTGGGGGCCGTTAGCGTAGACGGCGGGGATTTCCGCCTGCACGCGTTGCCGTAGCCTCTCTTTTAGCCCAGCCAGGTGGGCTCCTGCTTCCACCCGCCGCTCCCACATCAGTTCCGCCGCTAAACCCAAGCCCATGATACCGGGAACATTCTCCGTACCCGAACGATAACCGTTCTCCTGGCCGCCGCCTAAGATCAAGGGCTTAACCCGCAGTCCTTGACGCACAAACAGGGCCCCTACTCCCTTGGGACCTTGTATTTTATGGCCGCTGATAGAAATAAGGTCGATCCCTAAATCATGAGGAAACAGCGGCAACTTAGCAAAGCCCTGCACAGCATCCACATGCCAGACGGCCTGCGGCGCCTTTTGCTTCAGCAAACGAGCAATATCGGCCAGCGGCATAATGCTACCCACCTCATTGTTGACATACATAATACTAACCAGGGTAGTCTCCGGACCGAGGGCCGCCGCCAACGCCTCCAGATCTATCAGCCCGTATTCATCCACCGGTACATAGGTCACAGTGAATCCTTGTTCCTCCAGCCGGCGAAAGACTTCCAGCACCGAGGGATGTTCCACTTGGGTGGTTATCAGCTGCTTCCCCTGCCTTACCCGCGCCTGAGCTGTCCCGGCCAGGGCCCAGTTGTTGCTTTCGGTGCCCCCGGAAGTAAAGTATATTTCTCCCGGCTCGGCTCTAAGTATCCAGGCCACTTGGCGGCGCGCTTTCTTAACCGCCTGCTCCGCTGCTTGGCCCCGGCGGTGAGCCGAGGACGGATTGCCATAATTCTCCCGCAGGGCTGTCATTATCGCCTCCGCCACCTGTGGGTGTACACACGTGGTGGCACTGTTATCTAAGTAAACTTCCGCCATCTGAAGCACCTTCCTCGTGTCTGAGCTGACTCTCTATGTTATAGTATAAGGCAGAATCCACAACAAACCCAAGCACCGCAAGGGGGTTACGTTCTTGTCTTGGCTGGATGCCGCTAACGAATTTCTGCTTGATCATGGACTAATTGGACTTATCATCACAGCTTTTGCCGAAGCATCTTTCTTTCCCTTACCTCCAGATGTAATTCTAATCCCTTTGTCCCTATTGAGGCCCCAGCTAGGCTTCCTATACGCAGCCGTGGCCACCGTCGCCTCTTCGCTGGGCGGCGTCTTTGGAGCCCTGCTTGGTTTCTATTTGGGCCGTCCGGTGCTGGAATATTTCTCTTCACAGAAACGAATTGACCAAGTAGCCGGTCTGTTTCATCGTTATGGCGGCTGGGCCGTGGCTCTGGCAGCACTGACACCGATCCCGTACAAGGTCTTTACCATCGCTGCCGGTGTCTTTCGAGTTCGGCTGTGGGTTGTCCTTACCGCTTCTTTGGCCGGACGCGGGCTACGGTTTTTTCTGGAAGCCTTGGCGGTTTTTTTGTGGGGCGATGAAGCCACCAGCTTCATCAGCAATTACTTGGGCCCGGCAACTTTTGGGCTTGCTGTTCTCTTGATCCTAGCCGCCCTACTAAGATCCCGCTACCACAGGCGAACGCGTTAGCCAGGCATACAAAACATCGGCCGAAAGAAAAGGGGCCTGTAGCCCCTAGACAGTATGAAAGATAATGCCTACCGCTCCGGGGCCCACATGGGTGCCGATAACCGGCCCAAACTCCGACAACACAATCTCCGCCTTCGGCAAGGCCTCTCGCAGTACTTTGTCTAGCTGGACAGCCGTAGCTAGATTATCGGCATGAAGTACAGTAGCAGTGACTTTGTCAGCTCCCGTACAATCAGTGGCCGTCAGCTCCACCAGCCGGGCCAAAGCTTTCTTTTGGGTGCGGACTTTTTCTTGGACGTTAATCACTCCGTTAGCATCCTTCATGGTCAAAATAGGCTTCACTTGCAGCAAGGAACCGAACGTGGCCGCGGCTGCTCCGATGCGTCCGCCCCGGCGGAGATAATTTAGGTCATCCACCATGAAATAGGCGGTCATGTTGGCTACCAGCTCCTGAATTCGGGCCACAGTTTCATCGACTGTTTTGCCGGCAGCCCTTAGGTGGGCTGCTTCTTCAACCATAAAACCAAGGCCGAGACAAGTTATACGGCTGTCAATGATCCGAATATCCTGCTCCGGTAACATGCGTCGTGCTGCTTCTGCCGCCGACACCGTTCCGCTCAGATCCCCGGAAATATGAATAGAAACAATGCTCCCGCCCAGCCCTCCTAGCTCACGGTAGCAGGAAGCAAATTCCCCTGCCGGTGGTTGCGAAGTAGTGGGAACTTCACGGCTTTGGCGCAGTCGGTCAAAAAATTCTTTCCCCTTAATATCTACGCCTTCCCGCAGCGACTCTGTACTCCAGTTTACCCGTAGCGGGACAATTCTAATATCGTACTTTGCTATTACATCCGCCGGCAGGTAGCAGGTGCTGTCGGTAACCAAGTGTACTGCTCCCATGTCTCTAGCTACTCCTTTTCCACTTCGTCCGGATCAAAATCCGGCTTGGTATCAGCCGACTCTAGGCTAGGGTCTTCCTGGGCTGCCAGTTTCGCCTCCAAGGTATCCACCCGCGCCTCTAGAGCCGCAAATTCCTCTCTAGATACAACGGTAAATGTTCTCAGGGCACTGTCTACCTGTTCCCGAATCAGTTTGGCCAGATGCTCACGTCCCTGTTGACCCTTGTCCCAGAGTTCCTGCAACGCCTCTTTGGCTTCGTCCTGGCTCACTTCGCCCTTTTTCACCAGTTCGTCCACGGCTTTTTCCAACGCCTCTTTGGTCATGGTCAGGACCCCTAGGCCTAATAACATGGCCTTACGTAACATGTGCTCCCCTCCTTGTCAGCATCCCACGATAATGTAGCCCGGAATGGTTTTTCCCGTCCCCTATTATCTGTCAGGTTAATGATAACTGGGGTGGTAAAGGTTGTCAATGCTAGCACCGGCTCAGCAGGGAAACAAACCTCGCAGCACGAATTATTAAGGAGGAGCCGTCCCAATACTTGGCGGTAGAAAGGAGCACATACCATGTATCAACACATTAGAGCTGTAGCCTTAGCACTAGTCATCGGTCTCATGGTGGGCGTAGCCATAAGCCCCGCTGCTTTAGCAGCAGCCCCCATCAAGGTGTTACTTAATGGGGTCCCGGTAAGTTTCGATGTTCCACCTGTGATTGAGCACGGGCGCACGTTGGTGCCGTTTCGGGCCATTGGCGAGGCTTTGGGCGTAATGGTTCACTGGGACAACGCCAATCGCCGGGTCATCGCCGAAAAAAGCAGTTCGCTGATCGAATTGCCGGTGGGCAGCAGTACGGCCAAAGTAAACGGTCAGCCGGTAGAGCTGGATGTTCCGGCCACCATTCGTCAAGGACGTACTTTGGTTCCCTTGCGCTTTTTTAGCCAAGCCTTCGGTGCCGCTGTCCACTGGGATAATGCTAGCCGCACTGTTACTATCAGCACCGGCCCCAGAACGGCTTATATCTTAGGCTATTACTATTCATATTCATATCAAGATTACTTAGCCAACTACCATTCTTTGTCCGGGGTAGCAACCAAGTGGTATACCCTGGACGACAACGGCCGCCTAACTTGGCAGGACGGCCGACGGGCAATTTCCGCTCCGGATGGTTATGAAGAAGTGTTGCAACTGGCGAATTCGGCCGGCACTGAATCTTACGCCTTAGTTTTCGAGGATAATTCAGCCAAGCTACATGAACTCTTAAACGATCCCCTAAAGCGGACTCTCCTTTGTGAAGACATTACAGACCTCATTACCAAAGAAGGGTTTAGCGGCGTAAATCTAGACTTTGAACTGGTTAACGAGGCTGACGGACCCAACCTTACAGCTTTCGTTGAAGAGCTGGCTCAAGCTGTTCACTCTCAAGGAAAAAAGTTGGCCCTGTCACTACCGGCTCGAACCACATACGGTTGGTATCGGGCTTACGATTATGCTGCTCTCGGTAAGGTAGCAGACCAGGTAGCTATTATGGCATACGATTATTCTCCCGGCCAAGCTGGCCCCCAAACCTCCATTCGCTGGGTACGGGACGTAGTGGACTACACCCTGGAACGGATTCCGGCTCACAAGGTGCTACTGGGCCTCGGAATTTACGGCCGCGATTGGTCCGACGCCGGGCGACGTACTGTGCTTTGGATCCCCAGCGAGCTGGGAAGCCTAGTATCAGATCTGAACCA
The sequence above is drawn from the Bacillota bacterium genome and encodes:
- the yabG gene encoding sporulation peptidase YabG — translated: METIKQGDIVARRSYQGDVFFKVIEVLFEDQGQAVAILKGLDVRLLADAPLSDLRRVEPVELRSYRENLLKRNADCFRRISQRQHLVRQQAVREVAVNDGDQDFFELPGTVLHLDGDPDYLDFCLSAYKQLGVTAAGVEVPEEQQPERVVDLIRKHSPDILVLTGHDALLKEAHGIADPENYRNTLFFLEAVKSARRIQPSRDDLIIFAGACQSNFEAIINAGANYASAPKRVLIHCLDPVFIAQEVAFTPVSQFVDLRELIGSTITGKEGIGGIETRGKFRLGFPRAC
- a CDS encoding DedA family protein codes for the protein MSWLDAANEFLLDHGLIGLIITAFAEASFFPLPPDVILIPLSLLRPQLGFLYAAVATVASSLGGVFGALLGFYLGRPVLEYFSSQKRIDQVAGLFHRYGGWAVALAALTPIPYKVFTIAAGVFRVRLWVVLTASLAGRGLRFFLEALAVFLWGDEATSFISNYLGPATFGLAVLLILAALLRSRYHRRTR
- a CDS encoding ribonuclease J; the encoded protein is MVKKRYKKSIRREKRVSEAPVTLIPLGGTREIGKNMTVVEYGDDIVVIDAGVAFPDEELLGIDLVIPNIDYLLEHRERVRGIVLTHGHEDHIGALPYVLPRLNVPVYGTKLTIGLVKKKLEEHRLERQAKLQVVTPGGKPVRLGSIAVEWIRTNHSIPDGSALAIHTPAGIVVHSGDFKIDPTPIDDRRTDVSRLSALGEKGVLALFCDATNAEVPGYTPSEKVVGETFDQVFEAAEQRILIATFASNIHRIQQAIDTAVRYGRKVGIAGRSMRENIAVAEELGFLIIPKGTLVELDELNRLPDEKTVLLTTGSQGEPMAALTRMANNDHRQVEIRSGDTVIISATPIPGNESLVGRTIDNLFRLGAEVIYKEVAKVHVSGHASQEEIKFLVNMVQPAYLIPFHGEYRHLAAFLKIAEELGYSRDRVIIPEIGDRIEVSRRAGVISGQVTSGPVFIDGLGIGDVGHIVLRDRMSLAENGVLVVVVVMDKQKGKFLSGPDIITRGFVYVRESEALLEQARKQAIAVLAEIEDKNITEWSVIKMKIQETLDVYFDAVTGRRPTILPIIIEV
- a CDS encoding DegV family protein, coding for MGAVHLVTDSTCYLPADVIAKYDIRIVPLRVNWSTESLREGVDIKGKEFFDRLRQSREVPTTSQPPAGEFASCYRELGGLGGSIVSIHISGDLSGTVSAAEAARRMLPEQDIRIIDSRITCLGLGFMVEEAAHLRAAGKTVDETVARIQELVANMTAYFMVDDLNYLRRGGRIGAAAATFGSLLQVKPILTMKDANGVINVQEKVRTQKKALARLVELTATDCTGADKVTATVLHADNLATAVQLDKVLREALPKAEIVLSEFGPVIGTHVGPGAVGIIFHTV
- the thiI gene encoding tRNA 4-thiouridine(8) synthase ThiI — protein: MEQLILARYGEVGLKGKNRRFFENQLIKQMEQALDGLPLKGITRTYGRIYVTMAGEVEEALRRLSYVLGLVAVSPTQSAPLDLEEIKAAAVRAMQGAAAEGYTTFKVETRRPNKAFPIKSPAVSRETGAEILRQVPGLTVDVHSPQVTLQIELREQRAYLYWRQLPCPGGLPLGVSGRSVLLLSGGIDSPVAGWMAMSRGLEIVPVYFHSFPFTSDRAKEKVVDLCRVLARYSGLVKLYVIPFTKIQTALREGGREDLQTIFMRRMMMRLAGRVAEKEGAGALITGESLGQVASQTLPSLAVTEAVVDVPVLRPLIGLDKQEIVKRAQDLGTYSISIRPYDDCCTVFVPRHPETRPDPEAVAVKEAGLVAAELIEEALTEAEILFITSDWEGS
- a CDS encoding polyhydroxyalkanoate synthesis regulator codes for the protein MLRKAMLLGLGVLTMTKEALEKAVDELVKKGEVSQDEAKEALQELWDKGQQGREHLAKLIREQVDSALRTFTVVSREEFAALEARVDTLEAKLAAQEDPSLESADTKPDFDPDEVEKE
- a CDS encoding copper amine oxidase, producing MYQHIRAVALALVIGLMVGVAISPAALAAAPIKVLLNGVPVSFDVPPVIEHGRTLVPFRAIGEALGVMVHWDNANRRVIAEKSSSLIELPVGSSTAKVNGQPVELDVPATIRQGRTLVPLRFFSQAFGAAVHWDNASRTVTISTGPRTAYILGYYYSYSYQDYLANYHSLSGVATKWYTLDDNGRLTWQDGRRAISAPDGYEEVLQLANSAGTESYALVFEDNSAKLHELLNDPLKRTLLCEDITDLITKEGFSGVNLDFELVNEADGPNLTAFVEELAQAVHSQGKKLALSLPARTTYGWYRAYDYAALGKVADQVAIMAYDYSPGQAGPQTSIRWVRDVVDYTLERIPAHKVLLGLGIYGRDWSDAGRRTVLWIPSELGSLVSDLNQLKARYNPEIKWDNEAMLPYFTYTDEKGSAHTVWYESIDSLKPKLDLVREKGLGGVAVWRLGYTTPEFYQLLQSYFAPQKF
- a CDS encoding cysteine desulfurase; this translates as MAEVYLDNSATTCVHPQVAEAIMTALRENYGNPSSAHRRGQAAEQAVKKARRQVAWILRAEPGEIYFTSGGTESNNWALAGTAQARVRQGKQLITTQVEHPSVLEVFRRLEEQGFTVTYVPVDEYGLIDLEALAAALGPETTLVSIMYVNNEVGSIMPLADIARLLKQKAPQAVWHVDAVQGFAKLPLFPHDLGIDLISISGHKIQGPKGVGALFVRQGLRVKPLILGGGQENGYRSGTENVPGIMGLGLAAELMWERRVEAGAHLAGLKERLRQRVQAEIPAVYANGPQDSRGAPHILNLSFPGVKGEVLLHALEDKGIYVSTGSACSSHQAPGSHVLKAMGLVPQRLDGAVRFSFSPDNTRAEIDYTADCLREVVPELRRLMQ